In the Topomyia yanbarensis strain Yona2022 chromosome 3, ASM3024719v1, whole genome shotgun sequence genome, one interval contains:
- the LOC131688076 gene encoding cuticle protein 19-like — MFKFICVLALVAVVAAEHHEEHYAHPKYKFEYGVQDSHTGDNKDQWEHRDGDVVKGQYTLYEADGTKRIVEYSSDKHHGFQAHVKRVGHAQHPQIYGHQEGGHHTGGSHDHGHASSYANLYQHHH, encoded by the exons ATGTTTAAG TTCATTTGTGTTCTGGCACTAGTAGCCGTCGTCGCTGCTGAGCACCACGAGGAACATTACGCTCATCCAAAGTACAAGTTTGAGTACGGAGTACAAGATTCTCATACCGGAGACAACAAGGATCAGTGGGAACATCGGGATGGAGATGTCGTCAAGGGTCAGTACACTCTGTATGAAGCTGACGGTACCAAACGAATTGTGGAGTACAGCTCGGACAAGCATCATGGATTCCAGGCTCACGTGAAACGAGTTGGGCATGCCCAGCACCCGCAAATCTACGGTCACCAGGAAGGTGGTCATCATACCGGTGGCAGTCACGATCACGGTCATGCTAGCAGCTATGCCAATTTGTATCAGCACCATCATTGA
- the LOC131688077 gene encoding adult-specific cuticular protein ACP-20-like, producing the protein MIKVIFSASFLVSVCLAGYGHSDDWSPAKYKFEYGVKDPHTGDHKSQWEISNDHGLKGGYALDEPDGTKRVVSYNADKWNGFQAVVKRIGHAVHPPSYRVVNCGHNPWKQSNGWIDQQSCASGGWKHEGGPVAISYANQNSYH; encoded by the exons ATGATCAAG GTTATATTTTCAGCATCCTTCCTGGTGAGCGTCTGTCTAGCTGGTTACGGCCATTCAGACGACTGGAGCCCCGCTAAGTACAAATTCGAATATGGTGTTAAGGATCCCCACACCGGAGACCACAAAAGCCAGTGGGAAATCAGCAACGATCACGGATTGAAGGGCGGTTATGCTCTGGATGAACCCGACGGCACCAAACGGGTTGTTTCGTACAACGCTGACAAATGGAACGGCTTTCAGGCTGTTGTGAAACGGATTGGACATGCCGTTCACCCACCTTCCTACCGGGTGGTCAACTGTGGACACAATCCCTGGAAGCAATCGAACGGTTGGATCGATCAGCAATCCTGCGCCAGTGGTGGATGGAAACATGAAGGCGGTCCGGTTGCCATCAGCTATGCGAACCAGAATAGttaccactga